Within the Eucalyptus grandis isolate ANBG69807.140 chromosome 1, ASM1654582v1, whole genome shotgun sequence genome, the region GCCAACGGCAAGATCGCCAAGGACGCCAAGGAGACCGTGCAGGAGTGCGTCTCCGAGTTCATCAGCTTCATCACCAGCGAGTCGGTTTGAATTTCATCCGTTTTCCGGTGGAGATGCGATTTCGATTCGGTGAATTTGcgtctgattttctttttgtcggtGGATGGGCAGGGCGAGCGACAAGTGCCAGAGGGAGAAGAGGAAGACGATCAACGGCGACGACTTGCTCTGGGCCATGGCGACCTTAGGGTTTGAGGATTACCTCGATCCGCTTAAGATTTACCTGGCCAGATACAGGGAGGTCGGTGTTTCGTTTCTGTTTCGATGGTTGTTTATGATTGCCTTTTCTCGCTGAAAAAAAGGAGTGCATTGATGAGGAGGAAGGAGATTTAGGTTGGTGGAGTAATCATAATGACAAAGATGATAATGGATCTTGTAATTCATTTGGAAATAATTGCCTTCTTTCTATCCGGTGGTTTTGAATTATTGTGCTGATAAATCAGCGCTTTAACTTCTCAATAActgacttggtttttttttttttttcttttcttttccccctctttttctGTCTGTTGGATGGGATTCTGCTCTGTTTGCAGATGGAGGTAAATGTCAGACTGTTCCCGACTCTCCGTTTGTTTCTTCTAGAATGCTGTCCTAGTCCTTTGGTGTAGCTACTATAGCATGTTACAAATGCTTGAGTTGGTGAATTATTGTTTTGGGTAGGGGGATACCAAGGGGTCAGCTAAAGTGGGGGAAGCATCTACTAAAAGAGATGGCGCCGCAGTTCAGTCAGTTCCTAATGCACAGGTGAGTTTTGTGCATTTTGTCAATCCGCATATGGTGTCTCGTTTATCGTAATGTGTGTTTTCATATCTTAATTTTCTTGCATCTGTGGTTGCTTTGTGATTTGTGATATTGAgtcatcttctttcttatttGCATCGATGGATTTGGAAGATTGCTCATCAAGGTTCTTTCTCTCACGGCACCAACTATTCGCATTCTCAAGTAACTCTAATCTCATTCCTCCTGGCTCTCTTAAATGTTATATTTTGCCACAGTTTTTCTCAGAAGATGTTATATTGTAATATATTTGGTCCTGCCTATACATTCAATATCCTGTGTTGAGATGCCACACCATGAAGCAAATAATTGAGCTGATGTTTGCTTGATAGGAGCTCTTTTTATTCATAAGAACTCGGTTTCCTAGGAGTAGGGAGTAAGTTAGCCATCAGAACTCCAAGAGATGATCTATATGTAGTGCTTTGCTCTGGGATAGGCAAGCTTGCTGCAAGTGCTGTCCAATTTTCAGCATGAGACGTTGATTGTGTGTGATTTGTGTCTTCCGAACTCAATCAATTTTTGCCCCTCCTTTGCTGCACTTAGCAGCATGGACTTATTGGATTGCAATGTTTTGAATTTCAAGCATACATGGATTCACAAAATTAAATGGTTGCATTAAAGAAGCATCAAAATGAACATGAACAAAAATCTGCTGAATCTTGAGCAAACCAGTTCCTTACCGCCCCTGATCTAATGGTTCCTTGAAGCCATTTTGAGAAATCTATTATCTGttgctcttttctctttttctttctatccaGGCATCGTGCCTTGTTTCACTCTAAGACGGGCCTTATGAACCTTTGTCAAAACATTTCAAGTTCTGTGTTGCTGTAGATCACTTGTGAAGGAAAAGCTAAATCAACTGAGGAAAAGTTATGGAATAGATCATTTTACATTCAGCTTTAATCACTTTACTGATTTGCACAACCTTAGTAATCTTAGTTCCTCAATACATGCTTTAATTCCTCCAGGTCACATCAGCTTTATGAGGGGCATGATGGTTTTGTCCTTATAAAAGCTGCTAATGGactttatttttgtaaaaggaCAATGACAATCCCGAATAATTGTATTGGTCATTCGTGGATAATGTTCTGTTTGTATATTTGTATGTTTGCTTTGCCATCTAAAAGCATGATTAGAGAGGGCCATTTCTAGTGCTGAACATCAAGTACATAATCATAACTGGCCTTTCTCTGATGGAAGTTTGTTGGAGCTTGAGGTTCTACTGTGGGCATGTTGGTAGAACACGTCATCCTATTTTGGTAGTGTAATCATTGGACTAGAATCTACTATATGTGTACTATTCTTGCCCCTCCACATCACCATATACCACCTATAACTTCATCAGAATTTTCAGTGTGCTCACCACATGGGTCTACTTTGAGTTGTTGGACATACTTGCCAGTTGTTATCACTGATTAAAGAGCCAGATTGGTACGCAGAAAGAAATGACATTGACATGGCATAGTACTAGAGAATTCGAAAGACTTGTAAGAGTATAATCTATGTTAGGGTAGTTGTGTAATAGATTCTAGAGTGGAATCACGCTGTCGTTAGGGTGCCTTGtatatttctttcatttgtttgCGCTAGATGtgccttttctttgttcttttctcctctctctccgtCACTTTATCAGGGCTGTAGACTATATCCAACTTCTTTTGTGAAGCTAAAATGATATGAATGCATAGGCCATGCATCTTGAGTTTGATCTTCAGAAATAATGCGGCTTTGAGACTTTGAACCCAATATAGTTGTATTGCTTTTTCTGAGTAACTTTAAGGTGGCAGAGCAGTGCAGTGCAAACTACATGCTTTTTATTtctcatctttaaaaaatttgtaattacGGGGACCCTATACCATCTTTAAATGGGTTGTGATTTTCACATGCTGGACGAGTACAAGGTTCAGGAATTTTAGACttaaagaaaaagttcaagataATGTTTAGTGGAAAGGCACAATGGACTTGGcctgaaaaaagaaagaccCAATGGGCACCCCTAATATCTTGTTTTCGCACCATCTTGCTTAGGGggttcaagttttctttgggGCTATATCGTGTCTAGGTAAATGCATTTCGATCTTTACACAACActtccattattcaaatcatgAAGTTGGAATTGGTCAAACGAGGTAAATATTACACGCGTTAGAAGTTTCTCTGGGATTTATACTGTATCTGGGTATTTGCAATTACTGCAGTACTTTCAAGTCAAGCAATTAGAATTAGTAAATAATATGATTAGGATCAAGTGTTACTATTTGAAGTAAAATAAtgcccattttttttattactactaaaaaaaataagatgttTATGAAAGTAGTAAGAGGGCATTCGCATTCACGTGCCAAGGAAATGGACCTTGGGTGTGATTGAGAGTCTTGGGGAGtaattgaaaaagttgaaatggGTGGGTGGTTCAGAGAATCAGTAATGGAGGGAATTGTGTAGTGGGAGATTAACTTAGTATCATAATAGTCTTCAATTAGGTTAGATTAGAGGTTTCCATTAAATGGAACTTCACAGGCAAATTAGATGAAAAAAGACCACCCAAACATAAgatataataaaatcaaataatatcaaTGTATAAAGATACTTTATATCCATAGAACAAGTAACTACGACCATTCCATTTTGATATTAATTACTCATATTCTATGAGAAAACTTCCTGCATTTATTCCTTACTTTTCTTAAAGACCCGATATACCTTGAATCTACTTTCAGAATAATTAATCAGATAGATAAATATTtctaaaggaatggtttcaagGAGAGATGGATTTTTCCTCCTCTTGGTCAGTCAACTGACACTATTCTTGGATCTTGATCGTGAGTAGAGAACTTTAATCTTTAGTGTActcattttattatttagaCTACTTTACTATTGTTTTTGCTCTATGAAGGGTGTTTGGTAGATTTGAAATTCGTGACTTGATATGTTGTTTGAAAATATAGTGCTAATTTGCATAATTGATGTCCACAAGCTGAAATGCATCTGGAATCTTATCAAGCTGTGTATTTTCTTGACACATGCTTGCAACCACTTCCTTCTTATATgaaaatccatcgtgatattgGCTGTTGTTACCACCTCTTCTATTTGTATGTCTTAAAAGTTAATTGGTGAATAAgttggaaaatatttatatgttGAAGAGTTTTTTCCACTTCCTCATTGTGATGTATTTTGTTCCTTGGGCGTTTTCCACAGGTTCACCATCCTGCGCTTCCGATGCATGGCTCAGAATGACATGTTCCAGCCCTTGTTGCATGAGATGAAGAAATCACCACACTTGTTCCAGGCGTTTGACTCATCTCGGCATCAAGATATTCATAAGATGTGCTGCTGACATTTTAGGGTGGTCTCTGCCAATTGTGTTCATTTGGAGTTGTTTTCCAGTGGGCTGTATATTTTAGCATCTGCATCATATTTGCTTTCAGCCTTACATATGTTTGGTTTAGATTTTCTTGATAATGTAGAAAGGTAAGCCCCCCTGCGAGTATTTATCTTATTGTCATTTAGATTCGACACCCAAGGAGGACGAGAATGAAGTTTCTTTTTAGCTCTCTGTTTCGTTGGAGTTGTCTTGTGTATTCTTGAGTTAGAAACTTGTGAACAAATTGGTATGCACAGTCCATGTTTATGTGACAATGTCGAGGTCTGAGTGTATAATCCAGAATCCAATTCAGATCGTATAGTGCAATTGCATCATATTTGTATGTGATTGAGTCTTAAATTCTAACATGTCAGAGAAGCGCTCCTCTGGTGAAGCAGTGCTGTCGTGATAGCTACGATGATTTGAGTTTTGACTTTGTGCCATGCCATTGAGAAATGAGGTTGGAATGTCTAGTTACCTTTGAAGGGCTAAGCGTTCTGTGAGTTTGCTGGAGTGATGTATTGTTTGGGCGGTAAATGTTTCGGTTTGGATGTGAGCTATTACGACTGTTTCTTCGATCAAGGGATGATGCGATTATCCTGTTACAAAGTCAATACTGGTTGATCAAGAGAGGCAGGGAGATGGGCAACATTGTTTTTATACACTGACCGTAATGACTCGTTATTTGCTCATCAAGAGAGCTTTGTGGCTACCGTCTAGTGTCTGTCATGAGGGATGACAATCTATGACTCCATGTCGTAATCGTGTCATGTCAAATTAACAACTCTAAAACACAAACATGAGATATTTATTGAACCGTTAGATGACATGATACGTTTGGCAAACGTACTTTGTATAGACagttaaaaaaatgtttttttttttttgtggtaaagaTAAGGtatcaaattaagaaaaattaaagtctAAAAGTCTatcatcctaaatttattatttaaaaatatatttaaatatgtaCAAATGTATACAGATGTATGCGAATGTCATCTTGACATGATCTATATGGTTTGCATAAAAGTAAGCTATAATTGAGGTAAAGAAACCAATCTCCAGGTGGCAACTTGCTGTTTGTGTGCACGTTCACTTTATTATGACATAAACAAGCTAAACCATGTGCCGTGTACGGCACTGTTATGTAAACAGTCGTGTCCAGTGTAGGAGCCCTATCTACTATTCTCAAAAGCGCGAACTTGCAATCTCCTTCTTGGACATGGCAAAGGGTGTCATCACCGCCGCGAGTCCAAAGAGCCAATTTGGACTAATGGCACTAATtcgaaaaagagagagagagatcgaaagAGAGAACTTTTGACCAACTTCAACCTGAAAGCTTACTTTTTAAAAGGTAGGGGTGAGATCCTCCGAATATCACGTGAGAGGTTTACCCGTGGATTAAGTCAGGGCAACATGAGTAGGAAGATTgtctaaaaagtaaaaatctgtTTCACatttacaaattttaattttaaatcttttcatattttgttaattaagttcatccaactaattttgataaaaaaattactataaaCGCTAATCATTATACGTGACACAATCAAATTATGAGTTGgacaattttttgatatttcaattttttcaatttttttatttttctttttttttttcttctttttttcctaaccCTATGCTAGTGAGATCACTAGACAATCTTCGCTAGTCACAAGTGAAGGCGGACAACCCTCGCCTAGTTTGGACAAGGGCATCAACTCTCGCCTCGTGACCCTCACTGGCCATCTAGTGAAGAAAGCAACGCCCTTGCCCAAActaggcgagggttgccaaCAAAAGTCAGTGGGCCACATTACTAGCCTAAagtttaacaaaaaaatcaaaaatatttaaaaaaaaaatatcattaaaaattatttatgtcaacaCCAAGTATGTCATGTAAAACGACCGGTGTCTACGTTaatgatttccaatcaaaattgactagataaattcaattgacaaagcTATAAAGTTTGTCGCTAAATTAGTAAAAGTAttataaatttaggacttttttaatgattttcccaAATGGGGGTTCCCTTCATggttttataaataaataaataaaaaggactTGGCCCTCATGTGACTTGGGGGTGCACTAGTGGTGTTTTACGTAAAGCATAAATCCGGAGAAGATGGCGCGCTCACCCCGCTTTTCGCAGTGCCTTGAGCGTGTGTATATATGACATCTGTCCCTCAAGCATATGAACTTTAGCGTAGCACCTTGTGCTTTTCATATTAGCTTATCCCTTATCTTTGGACTTTGTTTA harbors:
- the LOC104435840 gene encoding nuclear transcription factor Y subunit B-1 isoform X2, coding for MAEAPASPGGGGSHDSGEHSPRSGGPVREQDRYLPIANISRIMKKALPANGKIAKDAKETVQECVSEFISFITSEASDKCQREKRKTINGDDLLWAMATLGFEDYLDPLKIYLARYREMEGDTKGSAKVGEASTKRDGAAVQSVPNAQVHHPALPMHGSE
- the LOC104435840 gene encoding nuclear transcription factor Y subunit B-1 isoform X1, giving the protein MAEAPASPGGGGSHDSGEHSPRSGGPVREQDRYLPIANISRIMKKALPANGKIAKDAKETVQECVSEFISFITSEASDKCQREKRKTINGDDLLWAMATLGFEDYLDPLKIYLARYREMEGDTKGSAKVGEASTKRDGAAVQSVPNAQIAHQGSFSHGTNYSHSQVHHPALPMHGSE